From the genome of Miscanthus floridulus cultivar M001 chromosome 10, ASM1932011v1, whole genome shotgun sequence, one region includes:
- the LOC136487102 gene encoding uncharacterized protein has product MVPSAGLAHKAVSAARLLPAPRRGGGGAPSRATAGDNPRDGGGNVRRKSPGSNVDLSRRLSDATTEQSSNDDSSVDERPKPRKKIESTSVKAKTRAPKIILHDPKWTDGSIPLDAFPDKLSKIGKEAFERRDLAATAAANALQEALVSESVIRNISKFSEICTSSKVSNPFPTVDLFLVVYEDTLKWKTISESMVTNGAEEEFFEKSTKHWVGAALATDLEVLKLLNGATGSFSRTRSTNTPNASSVEPPRTSLLKKPTHGASAKVQSKVAPSSPLRCTWSNTESMSETAELAKSLWREMHTWFLTFVDEALDVGFHLFEDQNVASKGKHSSHITVVLSQFKKISDWLDQVGKIAEEERTKQKIECLKRKIYGFVISHMGSAFESSVSVSSRS; this is encoded by the exons ATGGTGCCCTCGGCCGGGCTTGCGCACAAGGCGGTGAGCGCGGCTCGGCTTCTCCCCGCGCCCCGACGAGGCGGCGGTGGAGCTCCTTCCCGCGCGACGGCAGGAGACAACCCACGTGACGGCGGTGGTAACGTGCGGCGGAAGAGTCCAG GAAGCAATGTCGACTTGTCGAGGCGACTAAGTGATGCTACAACGGAACAATCCAGTAATGACGATTCATCTGTTGATGAGAGGCCAAAGCCTCGTAAGAAGATAGAATCTACCTCAGTAAAGGCAAAAAccagagctccaaaaattatacttCACGATCCTAAATGGACTGACGGCAGCATTCCATTGGATGCATTTCCTGATAAACTCTCAAAAATTGGAAAG GAAGCTTTTGAAAGGAGAGATTTAGCAGCAACTGCTGCAGCTAACGCCCTGCAAGAGGCATTGGTCTCTGAATCTGTAATCAGGAATATAAG CAAGTTCTCTGAAATCTGCACTTCGTCAAAGGTCTCCAATCCATTTCCAACAGTCGATCTTTTCCTGGTTGTCTACGAGGATACTCTCAAATGGAAGACCATCTCTGAGTCTATGGTGACCAATGGGGCTGAAGAGGAATTCTTCGAGAAATCAACTAAGCATTGGGTTGGCGCTGCATTAGCCACTGATCTTGAGGTCCTCAAGCTGCTGAACGGTGCCACTGGATCCTTCTCTCGGACGAGGAGCACCAACACGCCAAATGCATCTTCAGTGGAACCACCAAGAACAAGCCTGTTGAAGAAGCCAACACATGGAGCTTCAGCAAAAGTGCAGTCTAAGGTTGCACCAAGCTCTCCACTGAGGTGCACATGGAGTAACACCGAGAGCATGAGTGAGACAGCTGAGCTTGCCAAGTCCTTGTGGCGTGAGATGCATACGTGGTTCCTGACTTTTGTGGACGAGGCACTGGATGTGGGCTTCCACCTGTTCGAAGATCAGAACGTCGCTAGCAAGGGAAAGCACAGCAGCCACATAACGGTGGTCCTCTCACAGTTCAAGAAGATCAGCGACTGGTTGGACCAAGTAGGGAAGATTGCAGAGGAGGAGAGGACCAAGCAGAAGATCGAGTGCTTGAAGCGCAAGATCTATGGGTTTGTCATTAGCCACATGGGGTCTGCATTCGAGAGCTCTGTCTCGGTTTCTTCCAGGAGTTGA